The Leptodactylus fuscus isolate aLepFus1 chromosome 1, aLepFus1.hap2, whole genome shotgun sequence nucleotide sequence cagcagtctctacctgctcaggaggctgagggcctttggcgTCCAAGGGCCACTTCttggggcctttttcaactctgtggtatcaccagccatcttctttggagtggcctgctaggggagtagcataccagccagggacagaaatagacttgacaggctggttagaagggaccgttctgtcctggggagcccccttggCCCAgttcaggtggtgggtgacaggaggatactgtccgtggtgagctccaagtgggagaacaactcccatcccatgtttgagaccgtgatagcactgggcagtattgtcagtgaccgactgtttcaccccaagtgtgagaaggagctatcggagatccttcctcccaactgcggtccggctatataatcaacatcaggctaagtgaagatcaatCTGtatagagaactaaatgatcctgaagtcttcttttctttgcgatgactcctagtatccttttctgtctgctatgagcttgtatgtgttatttctagtaatatattactgtattatccatgttgctataacacactgaattcccccatggtgggactattaaagaattatcttatcttaaccaaACCTATTTTCACACCCACATTTATACAGATATCacatgtgtgaataagcccttagttcacatgtggcagatttgtttCTGAAATTTCGGCACATGAAAATTATTCCATACATTTTAATGGAGTTGTTTCTGCAACGTTCGCATTAATTTCTGCAAATGCCAGTGAGACAGTGGCTAGAATTTTGACCCTTACATAGACATGTATGTCTTGATAAGCATGCATGTCCCCTCAGAAGGGGGCAGGAGCAGCTCTGGCAGGAGCTTATTTCGCttcagaacaaaaggattgggctgaAAATGAAGGTGTAATATAAGCAAAGTCAAGCAAAAAATTCTTGctccctgcagtcaccactagagggcgctcaggAGCGTATTGCATACTGATTTAATATTGAATTCAATGTATATGCTGTACACAGTAATCGGACACACTGAGATGGGGatttatttattaagactgacattctGTCTGCCAGTTTTAATCAAACCCCTGACTGGGGCGAGATGTCCCTGAACTATTAATAAGTTCCAGCTTCTTAATAACTCAGGGGTACTCCCATCAGCAAATGGTGTAGAGGTCAGATATAACTCACACCATGTGTTATGGCAAATCTGTCAGGCCGAGGCATCCTCACCCAGCTCGCCTTGGTCTCTGTCCCGTTCCACGTACATTTGTAAAAAGTGGAACAATGCGGTACCGCCCACCCTCCACTCCCACTTCGGTAAACTATTTTTgatatatttcttttttatttcactATTGGATTATAATGATGACATTATTCCGATGACTTACTTGAGGTTGGataaattgaatttttttctgaATTAGACACTTTCTGATGGATTTCTTAGAGACGGTCTGCGGTATAACATCTTCTGACAGGTTGGAAGTGGAGTCAAGAATATCTACATTGGATACATCTGCGGGGTCTGCAAAATAGTTGTAGACTGTAAGTTCAAAACCTGAAGAATTTTTTACAgggtaaggctgcgttcacatttcCACTAATACtcacatttttttcattaaaggaACAGAAAAAGCAAACACAATGGCAATGCCAGATATATTACATGTCAGACTCCTAGGGGCTCGATAGTTCCCTCTGTCAGTATATCATGATGTGTAAGGGAATGGAGACCCTCACCCTTATTAAAGACCTATACTGATCCCCTGGTTACTATAAGGGGGCCTGTCCTGCTCCACCCATATTTACTCAATGTGGCACATGAGGTGCAGAATTGGGGTTGTGGCACAAGTTTGGCACAAGAAAGAACCTTGCACCAAGTGTGCTCCACTATATCCAAAGGAGTCTATCATCTCCCCAAACACAACTGCCTCCACCATGTTGCAGAGTTTTAGAGTTGGACAACTTTGCTATCTTATGCAAATTAgatagttggtgcactggaggcgggactaaagtcaaaaaagtgctgcaaatctGTTCTTTTTTCATCCAGCAGTTTCCATTTGAAAGAATGGACACTTGACAGATCCCATTATCAAGGGAGAGAGAAGCAGAGACAGACATGTTGCTGCAGCTAACGGTAAGTGTTTTACTGTCTTTCAGCTACACCGCTCAGTAGTGTaatctcccacaatgcattgctctaTAAAAGGAACCTAACAAGGGTTTGAGTTCAGTGCTCTGTCTGAGCAGAGAATTCAACATCATGAAAATCTGTAGAAGAGGAATAAAGCAAAGTAGGCAGAGGTGACATCATAAAAGTCATTAAAAATGGAATATTCCTTTAAGTATATACTTTCACTTACATGGAAATAATACCAACTTTTCTGGTGTTCGCCAATATTCATCAGATGAAGTCAGGGACAACTCAGATGATGGATTAGTCAAGGACTGTTCTGGACATTGTCTATGACAATACTGCCCTCTAGAGGAAATTGGACTACTAGCTGCTGGAATCTTTCTTGTGCGTCTTCTTAAAATGCTTCTCTTGAATCTTGAGTATGAAATCTTTCTGTCTGGTGTCTAAGGGAAGGGAGACATTGCAAATTACATTGAGGACTAATAACACAAAGCGAGTTTTCCAGTACGGATAACTTATTCTATATATCTTATCAAGGAGATCTGAGATGATATAGAAGGGGCCCTCTGGTCAGGATCCTAATTCCTTGGTTACAGAGGGAACCtcttactctggaggacctgtcctgtcctgcattacacaaaaaaaccattgtttaatatggacactgtgtaatacttatTATCCCCtgaggtggcgctgcagggaaattgaagacTTGCTGCCAGGTACCTCATAGATTATAGTTGATGACCGGACACACCAACATTCAGATACATTGTTTATTGTCAAATGACCGTAGTAATTAGGAAACGTGTAATGCAGAGCACCCCCTTAAGGTTCAAGAAAAGGAAATAATAAAGCAAAGGAGATATAGTATTTTTTCTGATAActtaataatacaatttatgagtTTACATTACAAAATATAATGGCAAAAAGGATCGGACAGGACACTATTAGCATTGGTGACATGTCAGACTACTATATAAATGCTATGAAAGGTTAGTAGTGAGAAAACCTATTTAAAGCAGCAAAGGTGTATATAGAAGCAAAGGACAAGTGGGAATTGTTGCTATAATGGTCCTCCCTTTAAAATAGTTTTCTCTACTCTCTCTACTCGCTTAAGCTGATGGCAAATGAAGGGGTGGACATTAAATtgatggaagatgaagggggacattaaacttggggacagatgaagggggcattaagctggtggcagacgatgggacattaaactggggacagatggaggagtgGACAGTAAACCGGGGGGAAGgtggggtagatggaggctgacattaaactgggggcaacaggAGGAGGATTTTAAACCGTGGgtgtagctgaagggggacatatcTTCCTctacttgcccccagtttaatgtccccctatatttgccccagtttaaactggggcatgcgGAGAGggcacttcatactgtggggtaattggagggggacattataatgtggggcatataatgttagggtgactgtaggaggattggaCTTTGTGTGGGAATAAAGAAAATGGATGTAGTTAACGTAGAAGAgtgcagagctaaatttgccatggagcacatagcgcgccacacattttgtctctctttctgccctttgaaagttgggaagtatgcatACTGTGCTGTGACAAAACTATAGTATGTGTAccatccctgtactttgacatcattaTGTGCATTATTTccatgctatgacatcactgtatacatataactatcctgctgtgacatcactgtgtacattatctccaTATAacatcaccgtgtgcattatccctgtactgtgacatcactgtgtgtattatctctgtactgtgacatcactgtgtgtattatctctgtactgtgacatcactgtgtgtattatctctgtactgtgacatcactgtgtatattatccctgtactgtgacatcactgtgtgtattatctctgtactgtgacatcactgtgtgtattatctctgtactgtgacatcactgtgtatattatccctgtactgtgacatcactgtgtgtattatctctgtactgtgacatcactgtgtgtattatccctgtactgtgacatcattgtgtatattatccttgtactgtgacatcactgtgtgtatattatccctgtactgtgacatcactgtgtgtatcatccctgtactgtgacatcactgtgtgtattatctctgtactgtgacatcactgtgtgtattatcctgtactgtgacatcactgtgtgtattatctctgtactgtgatatcactgtgtgtattatccctgtactgtgacatcactgtgtgtattatccctgtactgtgacatcactgtgtgtattatccctgtactgtgacatcactgtgtgtattatccctgtactgtgacatcactgtgtgtattatcctgtactgtgacatcactgtgtgtattatctctgtactgtgacatcactgtgtgtattatcctgtactgtgacatcactgtgtgtattatctctgtactgtgacatcactgtgtgtattatcatgtaatgtgacatcactgtgcatattatccctgtactgtgacatcactgtgtgtattatccctgtactgtgacatcactgtgtgtattatcatgtactgtgacatcactgtgcatattatccctgtactgtgacatcactgtgtgtattatccctgtactgtgacatcactgtgtgtattatccctgtactgtgacatcactgtgtttattatccctgtactgtgacatcactgtctgtattatccctgtactgtgacatcactgtgtgcattatttctatATTGTGACACTGATGCATGATTGCAGCCCCattggggggcgttcacactagcgtcggtgtctgacagctagtgtccgatactaatgtccgcggaagattttagcatcggacactagctgtgtccgttcacaatttgcattgttttaaatgggacaccatgtagtgtccgtgggtgtcattaagtgtccgtttgcaaagatgtccgatttttcaagcagacagcaaaatcttacatgtaggattttgctgtccggttgaaaagtcggacatctttgcaaacggaGACACCCACGGAAactacatggtgtcccatttaaaacaatgcaaattgtgaacagacacagctagtgtccgatgctaaaatcttctgcggacattagcatcagacacggATGCTAAGGTGAACCCAGCCAGCAGATGGATGACATCCAAGGGTCGCCTGTGAGGTCAGTGAGCACGGACTGTGGAGCTAGTCTGAGTTTTGCCCCAGGTTTATGGCCCCATACAAGGTCATGTGTTTGGGGTAATGGAAATGAAGGGGTCAATGTGCTAGCTGTCTCTTTTCCATGCAAAGTATCTGGGAACAGGAAATTTTTAAATATCTACTTTAGGCTAGATACCAAGTGAGCTAAAGTGGTAGTAGactaagatggatagatagatagatagatagatagatagatagatagatagatagatagatagatagatagatagatagataggtgtccAAAAACTGCCCTGCTGTTTGGTCATCACTTAGATGACAACCAGCTACATGAAGTGGATTCTATGTACAGTCGAACTGAACAGAACCAAGTTGATCCAGTACTATGTACTGGAAAAGGAACTATAGGTACTATAGTGTGTAAAGAACTACCGGTATATTGTAACAAATGCATtatcaaatgcaaaaaaaaaaaaaaaatactaaatatcAAAAATACCAAGCGCTTTCCATTCCAAGTGGCACTACAATAAAGGGTGCTTTACAAGTGCCTTACTGACACATGCCCCCTCTGCACAGTCTCAGATCCTCCTCCATCTTCCAATGGGCTGACATCGCATCTGGTTTCCAgttacagactctgctcctccccaagCTACATTCCAGGGACTTGCTGAAACTTCCCTGCAAAAATCTCCAAAATggagactctgcctcctccttaCCCCTTAAAATGCTCTTCCCCAAAGGCTAAAGTATTTCTCGTCTTCTTCTCTATGGTTGTTTGCACGGCcgctttatttattttacagttgAAATTCTTCAGACCCAGAGGGAAAGACTTCTACTCGTATGCAGTGAAGGATTCCAAGGGGGGGACGGTATGGCTGAACAAATACAGAGGCAAAGTAAGTAACAGCTCGTAGATCTGCATGGATCACACTGCTGTGTATGTATAGACTTTTGGGATGTCACGTTAACTTTATTGCAACTATTTAACCCATTGTCATTTCCGAGAGATAGACCCTAAGTATATCTGTCCCCTATGGAGTCATTTAGTGTCAGGCAGGGGAGAGATGTAGTTCTACTAAATCGATAGTATAGTTAACTCTTGCTATGGAATCTATATTATGGATCCTTATGACCTACACTTATGTCAATACTTTGGATCCATACAATGGACGGTCCCGGACATGGTCTTTCTCTGCAGATGACATGGGGCACTAGTACTGGGGTTTGGGTTGTATATACTGCCTGCGGTTATAGCCATCACAATGGATTTTTGCTCTCTTTTCCCCTGTAGGCGTCTCTGGTTGTAAACGTGGCGAGCGCCTGTCAGCACACAGATGCAAACTACAAAGGGCTGCAAGAATTACAGAGGGAGTATGGGCCGGCCCACTTTAATGTCCTCGCTTTCCCCTGCAACCAATTTGGGGAATCGGAGCCAAATTCGAACCGGGAAATAGCAGCCTTCGCTAAAGGAAACTATGGGGTGACATTTCCCATATTCAGCAAGATAAAAATTTTGGGCACCGAAGCAGAACCTGCATTCCGGTTCCTTGTAGGTAAGTGGATAATGGTTTATAGGTATGACAATGGGGGGAGGGAAAGGGGGGCCGTATCTTATTATGTGGGACAAGTATTATTGCCTGGAAGAATTCGGAAcaatggggcagataaactaatataTAGGCAACAGAATTCTGGTGACATTTGTGCCAAGAAACTGGTTTACATGCTTTCATCATTCTCTCTACCCCAAATAATATTAAGGTCCCCACGTGACCCCAAATGACTTAGACCTGAACACTAGTCTGAATCTAGCGCATGGGCACTGACCATTCTGATCCTGACAGCCCATGGCAAGATACAACTTTTATATCAATCTATTACATCAT carries:
- the GPX8 gene encoding putative glutathione peroxidase 8 isoform X1, which produces METLPPPYPLKCSSPKAKVFLVFFSMVVCTAALFILQLKFFRPRGKDFYSYAVKDSKGGTVWLNKYRGKASLVVNVASACQHTDANYKGLQELQREYGPAHFNVLAFPCNQFGESEPNSNREIAAFAKGNYGVTFPIFSKIKILGTEAEPAFRFLVDSTKKEPRWNFWKYLVNPQGQVIKFWKPEEPVANIKNDVASMVREIIKKKKEDL
- the GPX8 gene encoding putative glutathione peroxidase 8 isoform X2: METLPPPYPLKCSSPKAKVFLVFFSMVVCTAALFILQLKFFRPRGKDFYSYAVKDSKGGTVWLNKYRGKIRRRKSHDGTFGNIWLTPRVKS